From a region of the Corallococcus coralloides DSM 2259 genome:
- a CDS encoding LptF/LptG family permease, which produces MRGTLFRYVVGAYVRYTLGILAGVVAVFLVVDFVDRAKAYGGEGWVLDVLKLYGYKALVTVQQLGPAALLLAAGTTVSALRKKGEVTALRSLTFGPAALYLPVGICALVACVGLVAFDETVAARAGRRVDEITTQRFNRWGDWRMYYTPKQWFRRGDSIFFLRGGNPQEGFENVSIFTLTPEFKLRRRVDAGRMRSVEGTRWELTDVVERTFTEDGRTSVTQQPVAEYELGVGATTFRIRPGRPEQMRLGELGEQIVARAEVGLATKAFQLAWHNRFAYPLAGLPAALLAVGLALRTNRRGHLTAAVVEGLLIAVAMWGLMVVSRTLVLTERLAPAVAAWMPTTLLTVVAAALWLRREGLLHFPRRSVTRQA; this is translated from the coding sequence ATGAGGGGCACCCTCTTCCGGTACGTGGTGGGCGCGTACGTGCGCTACACGCTGGGCATCCTGGCGGGCGTGGTGGCGGTGTTCCTGGTGGTGGACTTCGTGGACCGCGCGAAGGCCTACGGTGGCGAGGGCTGGGTGCTGGATGTGCTCAAGCTCTATGGCTACAAGGCGCTGGTGACGGTGCAGCAGCTGGGGCCGGCGGCGCTGCTGCTGGCGGCGGGCACCACGGTGTCGGCGCTGCGCAAGAAGGGTGAGGTCACGGCGCTGCGCTCACTCACCTTCGGACCGGCGGCGCTGTACCTGCCGGTGGGCATCTGCGCGCTGGTGGCGTGCGTGGGGCTGGTGGCGTTCGACGAGACGGTGGCCGCGCGAGCGGGCCGGCGCGTGGATGAAATCACCACGCAGCGCTTCAACCGCTGGGGTGACTGGCGGATGTACTACACGCCGAAGCAGTGGTTCCGGCGGGGCGACTCCATCTTCTTCCTGCGAGGAGGCAACCCGCAGGAGGGCTTCGAGAACGTCTCCATCTTCACGCTGACGCCGGAGTTCAAGCTGCGCCGCCGCGTGGACGCGGGGCGGATGCGCTCGGTGGAGGGCACGCGCTGGGAGCTGACGGACGTGGTGGAGCGCACGTTCACGGAGGACGGGCGCACGTCCGTGACGCAGCAGCCCGTCGCGGAGTACGAGCTGGGCGTGGGCGCGACGACGTTCCGCATCCGGCCGGGCCGTCCGGAGCAGATGCGCCTGGGAGAACTGGGCGAGCAGATTGTCGCGCGAGCGGAGGTGGGGCTCGCGACGAAGGCCTTCCAGCTCGCGTGGCACAACCGCTTCGCGTATCCGCTGGCGGGGCTGCCCGCGGCGTTGCTCGCGGTGGGCCTGGCGCTGAGGACGAACCGGCGCGGACACCTGACGGCGGCGGTGGTGGAGGGGCTGCTCATCGCCGTGGCGATGTGGGGCCTGATGGTGGTGTCCCGCACGCTGGTGCTCACCGAGCGACTGGCGCCCGCCGTGGCCGCATGGATGCCCACGACGCTGCTGACCGTGGTGGCGGCGGCCCTGTGGCTGCGCCGCGAAGGCCTATTGCACTTCCCGCGCCGAAGCGTGACGCGGCAGGCCTGA
- a CDS encoding LptF/LptG family permease, translating to MKLLARYLLKELLVPLGVWVAFMFLLLFVMQFLRGTDVLLGSAVTLVDLGRLIAYLAPHFLVMALPIAFLLAILLGLGRLGEDRELTSLQALGISPLQLLAAPLGVGIALSAFMVLLTSTVEPWGLTGVKDLVGEVIQKNVAGDVKSGVFYEDLSDLTLYAQKVAPKGGGWTNVLLHDDRDPSSPLLVLAHKGSVGTSERGEALRIELKEGEVHRANRSSVDASVVAFEKAEINVGLGGSLSRRNRFRSPKEELTPAELLAAAKDAEERREDSRPFLMALHSRMGNAVAPVAFALLGTPLAIGRRQAGRAWGYLLTLGGYVLYYLLSRAFEQMGQKGQMPVFVAGQLANVLFMVVGAFALYRVTRSGTVR from the coding sequence GTGAAGCTGCTGGCGCGATATCTGCTCAAGGAACTGCTCGTCCCCCTGGGTGTGTGGGTGGCGTTCATGTTCCTGCTGCTGTTCGTGATGCAGTTCCTGCGCGGCACGGACGTGCTGCTGGGCTCGGCGGTGACGCTGGTCGACCTGGGCCGGCTCATCGCGTACCTGGCGCCGCACTTCCTGGTGATGGCGCTGCCCATCGCGTTCCTGCTGGCCATCCTGCTGGGCCTGGGGCGGCTGGGCGAGGACCGGGAGCTCACGTCGCTGCAGGCCCTGGGCATCAGCCCGCTCCAGCTGCTGGCGGCGCCGCTGGGCGTGGGCATCGCGCTGAGCGCGTTCATGGTGCTGCTGACGTCCACGGTGGAGCCTTGGGGCCTCACGGGCGTGAAGGACCTGGTGGGCGAGGTCATCCAGAAGAACGTCGCGGGCGACGTGAAGTCCGGCGTCTTCTACGAGGACCTGAGCGACCTGACGCTGTACGCGCAGAAGGTGGCGCCCAAGGGTGGCGGGTGGACGAACGTGCTGTTGCACGACGACCGCGACCCCAGCTCGCCGCTGCTGGTGCTGGCGCACAAGGGCAGCGTGGGCACGTCCGAGCGGGGCGAGGCGCTGCGGATTGAATTGAAGGAAGGTGAGGTGCACCGCGCCAACCGCTCCTCGGTGGACGCGAGCGTCGTCGCCTTCGAGAAGGCGGAGATCAACGTGGGGCTGGGCGGGTCGCTGTCGCGGCGCAACCGGTTCCGCTCGCCGAAGGAGGAGCTGACGCCCGCGGAGCTGCTGGCGGCGGCGAAGGACGCGGAGGAGCGGCGCGAGGATTCACGGCCCTTCCTGATGGCGCTGCACAGCCGGATGGGCAATGCGGTGGCGCCGGTGGCGTTCGCGCTGTTGGGCACGCCGCTGGCGATTGGCCGCAGGCAGGCGGGCCGCGCGTGGGGCTACCTGCTGACGCTGGGCGGCTACGTCCTCTACTACCTCCTGAGCCGCGCCTTCGAGCAGATGGGGCAGAAGGGCCAGATGCCGGTGTTCGTCGCGGGGCAGCTGGCGAACGTGCTCTTCATGGTGGTGGGGGCGTTCGCGCTGTACCGCGTGACGCGTTCGGGGACGGTGCGATGA